From the Streptomyces pluripotens genome, one window contains:
- a CDS encoding aminoglycoside N(3)-acetyltransferase codes for MPPPPPTGPLITRDAVAAQLRLLGVGTGEILLAHCSLSSLGWVNGGAVAAVQGLLDALGPSGTLVVPTQSADLSDPVGWANPPVPEQWWDRIRTTMPAYDPLITPSRGVGVIPETVRTWPGALRSAHPQTSFAALGPHAADLMDGHAVDCRLGERSPLARLERLGARVLLLGVGYDACTSFHLAEYRIPAPHVEVGRPAPGGGWETVIEVSIDSDRFDELGHDFERDRPVDRGKVGAASARLFPVADAVAYAEQWLPLHRPRAEEFPHPPV; via the coding sequence ATGCCCCCACCGCCTCCCACCGGCCCTCTTATCACCCGTGACGCGGTCGCCGCGCAGCTGCGGCTGCTCGGCGTCGGAACCGGTGAGATCCTCCTCGCGCACTGCTCGCTGAGTTCCCTCGGCTGGGTCAACGGAGGCGCCGTAGCGGCCGTCCAGGGACTCCTCGACGCCCTGGGCCCGTCCGGCACTCTCGTCGTGCCCACCCAGTCCGCCGACCTGTCCGACCCGGTCGGATGGGCGAATCCACCAGTGCCCGAGCAGTGGTGGGACCGGATTCGGACCACCATGCCGGCCTACGACCCGTTGATCACCCCCTCGCGCGGGGTCGGCGTGATCCCGGAGACCGTACGGACCTGGCCGGGCGCACTGCGCAGCGCGCACCCGCAGACCTCCTTCGCAGCCCTCGGCCCGCACGCCGCAGACCTCATGGACGGTCACGCCGTGGACTGCCGGCTCGGCGAACGCAGCCCACTGGCCCGGCTGGAGCGACTGGGCGCCCGGGTCCTGCTGCTCGGCGTGGGCTACGACGCCTGCACCAGCTTCCATCTCGCCGAGTACCGGATACCGGCGCCGCACGTCGAGGTCGGACGGCCGGCGCCCGGCGGCGGCTGGGAGACGGTGATCGAAGTCTCGATCGACTCCGACCGGTTCGACGAACTGGGCCACGACTTCGAACGGGACCGGCCGGTCGACCGCGGCAAGGTCGGCGCGGCCAGCGCACGGCTCTTCCCGGTGGCCGACGCGGTGGCCTACGCCGAGCAGTGGCTGCCGCTGCACCGTCCCCGCGCGGAGGAGTTCCCGCACCCGCCGGTCTGA
- a CDS encoding ABC transporter ATP-binding protein: protein MRSEPARPSPGPHPSTRRFAPHPLIEVRALVKRYGTKTAVDGLDLVAEDGVTAVLGPNGAGKTTTVETCEGYRKPDSGTVRVLGLDPVRQAAQLRPRIGVMLQSGGVYSGARADEMLRHTAKLHAHPLDVDALVERLGLGSCGRTSYRRLSGGQQQRLALAMAVVGRPELVFLDEPTAGLDPQARRATWDLVRDLRTDGVSVILTTHYMEEAEQLADDVAIIDGGRVIAQGSPEQLCRGGAENTLRFSGRPGLDVSSLLKALPADCTAAEQAPGSYRVVGKIDPQLLATVTSWCAQHGVMPDRISVERHTLEDVFLELTGKELRS, encoded by the coding sequence ATGCGCAGTGAGCCCGCCCGCCCGTCTCCCGGCCCCCACCCGTCAACGAGACGCTTTGCGCCACACCCGCTCATTGAGGTCCGGGCCCTGGTGAAGCGCTACGGCACGAAGACCGCGGTGGACGGCCTCGACCTGGTGGCCGAGGACGGCGTGACCGCTGTGCTCGGCCCCAACGGGGCGGGGAAGACGACCACGGTGGAGACCTGCGAGGGGTACCGGAAGCCGGATTCCGGCACGGTGCGCGTCCTGGGCCTCGACCCGGTACGGCAGGCCGCACAGCTACGCCCGCGCATCGGGGTGATGCTCCAGTCCGGGGGCGTGTACTCCGGCGCCCGGGCGGACGAGATGCTGCGGCACACGGCGAAGCTGCACGCGCATCCGCTGGACGTGGACGCGTTGGTCGAACGCCTCGGGCTGGGCTCCTGCGGCCGGACGAGCTACCGGCGGCTGTCCGGCGGCCAGCAGCAACGGCTCGCGCTCGCCATGGCCGTCGTGGGCCGCCCGGAGCTGGTGTTCCTGGACGAGCCGACAGCCGGACTCGATCCACAGGCGCGCCGCGCCACCTGGGACCTGGTGAGGGACCTGCGCACCGACGGCGTCTCGGTGATCCTCACCACCCACTACATGGAAGAGGCCGAGCAGCTCGCCGATGACGTCGCGATCATCGACGGCGGCCGGGTCATCGCCCAGGGTTCCCCGGAGCAGTTGTGCAGGGGCGGTGCCGAGAACACCTTGCGCTTCTCCGGCCGCCCCGGCCTCGACGTGAGCTCCTTGCTCAAGGCGCTCCCGGCCGACTGCACCGCCGCCGAGCAGGCTCCGGGCAGCTACCGGGTCGTCGGCAAGATCGACCCGCAGCTGCTGGCAACGGTGACCTCGTGGTGCGCGCAGCACGGGGTGATGCCGGACCGGATCTCGGTGGAGCGGCACACACTCGAAGACGTCTTCCTGGAGCTGACAGGCAAGGAGCTGCGTTCATGA
- a CDS encoding ABC transporter permease, with protein MTTVPGTYAPKPGAAPLPRMIAAQAALETRMLLRNGEQLLLTIVIPTLLLVLFSSVDIVDTGTGRAVDFLTPGILALAVMSTAFTGQAIATGFERRYGVLKRLASSPLPRWGLMTAKTVSVLVTEVLQVVLLTVIAFALGWSPRGNPAAVLLLLVLGTAAFSGLGLLMAGTLKAEATLAAANLVFLLLLVGGGVIVPLEKFGSAAQQVLGLLPVSALSDGLRSVLQHGSGTPWGDLGILTVWAVVGLAAAGRFFRWE; from the coding sequence ATGACGACCGTGCCGGGCACCTACGCCCCGAAGCCGGGTGCGGCCCCCCTTCCCCGCATGATTGCGGCCCAGGCGGCGCTGGAGACCAGGATGCTGCTGCGCAACGGCGAGCAGCTGCTGCTGACGATCGTGATCCCGACCCTGTTGCTGGTGCTCTTCAGCTCCGTCGACATCGTCGACACCGGCACGGGCAGGGCCGTCGACTTCCTCACACCGGGCATCCTCGCCCTCGCGGTGATGTCCACGGCGTTCACTGGCCAGGCCATCGCGACCGGCTTCGAGCGGCGCTACGGGGTGCTCAAGCGCCTGGCCTCCTCCCCGCTGCCGCGCTGGGGACTGATGACCGCGAAGACGGTGTCGGTCCTCGTCACGGAGGTCCTCCAGGTCGTCCTCCTGACCGTGATCGCCTTCGCGCTGGGCTGGTCGCCGCGCGGCAACCCCGCTGCCGTTCTGCTCCTGCTGGTCCTCGGCACAGCGGCCTTCTCCGGGCTCGGTCTGTTGATGGCGGGCACCCTGAAGGCGGAGGCGACGCTGGCCGCCGCCAACCTGGTCTTCCTGCTGCTGCTCGTCGGCGGCGGGGTCATCGTGCCGCTGGAGAAGTTCGGGTCGGCCGCTCAGCAGGTACTCGGCCTGCTGCCCGTCTCCGCGCTCTCCGACGGCCTGCGGAGCGTGCTCCAGCACGGATCGGGAACACCCTGGGGCGACCTGGGGATCCTCACCGTATGGGCGGTCGTGGGGCTGGCCGCGGCAGGACGGTTCTTCCGCTGGGAGTGA
- a CDS encoding COX15/CtaA family protein: MPKLNRADAEAAVRNPLAFIADRWTPAPGTVRRAALAALVMSVVIVVTGGAVRLTGSGLGCPTWPTCTDDSLTTTRAMGVHGIIEFGNRMLTYVLCAAVGWAIVAARAEKPWRRSLTRLGWAQFWVVMGNAVLGGIVVLVGLNPYTVAAHFLLSSALIAVATVMWQRAREGDAAPRPLVGKAVQQLVWFLVAASVLLIVMGTVVTGAGPHAGDSSEVDRIHINWETAAKMHAVLAWIVVTLTFALWFVLKAVDAPKGPSARTRELFLILLAQGVLGYVQYFMHLPEFLVGLHMLGSCLIWIGVLRVLLSLRERPQAAPLDLPGPSPELTADTRA, translated from the coding sequence GTGCCAAAGCTGAACCGCGCCGATGCCGAAGCGGCCGTGCGCAACCCGCTCGCCTTCATCGCCGACCGCTGGACCCCTGCTCCCGGGACCGTACGGCGGGCGGCGCTCGCCGCGCTCGTCATGTCGGTCGTCATCGTCGTGACCGGCGGCGCCGTACGCCTGACCGGCTCGGGCCTCGGTTGCCCCACCTGGCCCACCTGCACCGACGACTCGCTGACCACGACCCGGGCCATGGGTGTCCACGGCATCATCGAGTTCGGCAACCGCATGCTGACGTACGTGCTGTGCGCGGCCGTCGGCTGGGCGATCGTCGCGGCCCGTGCCGAGAAGCCGTGGCGGCGCAGTCTGACCCGGCTGGGCTGGGCACAGTTCTGGGTGGTCATGGGCAACGCGGTGCTGGGCGGCATCGTGGTCCTGGTCGGCCTCAACCCGTACACGGTCGCCGCGCACTTCCTGCTCTCCTCGGCGCTGATCGCGGTGGCGACGGTGATGTGGCAGCGCGCCCGGGAGGGCGACGCCGCACCGCGTCCGCTGGTCGGCAAGGCCGTGCAGCAGCTGGTGTGGTTCCTGGTTGCGGCGTCCGTGCTGCTCATCGTCATGGGCACGGTCGTGACCGGTGCCGGACCGCACGCCGGTGACTCCAGCGAGGTCGACCGGATCCACATCAACTGGGAGACCGCGGCCAAGATGCACGCGGTGCTCGCCTGGATCGTGGTGACGCTGACGTTCGCCCTGTGGTTCGTCCTGAAGGCGGTGGACGCACCGAAGGGGCCGTCGGCGCGGACGCGCGAACTGTTCCTGATCCTGCTCGCCCAGGGCGTGCTGGGTTATGTGCAGTACTTCATGCACCTGCCCGAGTTCCTGGTCGGCCTCCACATGCTCGGCTCGTGCCTGATCTGGATCGGCGTCCTGCGCGTTCTGCTGTCGCTGCGGGAACGCCCGCAGGCCGCCCCACTGGACCTACCCGGTCCTTCGCCCGAGCTGACGGCTGACACGCGCGCCTGA
- a CDS encoding amidohydrolase family protein has product MIETPSLVDQYCHGVLRTELGLGTFEAQLARTEGPPAPGTTLFDTQTGFAVRRWCPPLLGLEPHCPPARYLARRRELGALEATRMLLRGSGITTYLVDTGVPGDLTGPAEMACHGAAGAREIVRLEPLAEQVADTSGTVESFLTNLAEAVQGAAADAVAFTSIAGLRHGLALASEPPGPGEVRGAAARWLADRRVGGVLTDPVLLRHVLWIAVAVGLPLQLHAGLGEPGAHLDRTDPVLLTDFVRATAGLGTDLILLHGYPYHRQAAHLAGVFPHVYADSGAALVRTGARAATVLAEILELAPFGKILFSTGAHRLPELHVVGARLFREALGRVLGTWAAEGAWSLEDAQRVARMIAADNARRVYGLD; this is encoded by the coding sequence ATGATCGAAACGCCGTCCCTCGTGGACCAGTACTGCCACGGCGTACTGCGCACCGAGCTGGGCCTCGGCACCTTCGAGGCCCAGCTGGCCCGCACCGAGGGGCCACCGGCTCCGGGCACCACCCTCTTCGACACCCAGACCGGTTTCGCGGTGCGCCGCTGGTGCCCGCCCCTGCTCGGCCTGGAACCGCACTGCCCACCCGCCCGCTACTTGGCCCGCCGTCGGGAACTGGGTGCTCTGGAGGCAACCCGCATGCTGCTGCGGGGCAGCGGCATCACCACCTACCTCGTCGACACGGGCGTGCCCGGTGACCTCACCGGCCCCGCTGAGATGGCCTGCCACGGAGCCGCCGGGGCACGTGAGATCGTCCGTCTGGAGCCGCTGGCCGAGCAGGTGGCCGACACCTCCGGCACGGTCGAGTCCTTCCTCACCAATCTGGCCGAGGCCGTACAGGGCGCCGCGGCGGACGCGGTCGCCTTCACCTCGATCGCGGGCCTCAGACACGGCCTGGCTCTCGCATCCGAGCCGCCGGGGCCCGGAGAGGTGCGGGGCGCGGCGGCCCGCTGGCTGGCCGACCGGAGGGTCGGTGGCGTGCTGACCGACCCCGTGCTGCTCCGGCACGTGCTGTGGATCGCGGTCGCCGTCGGTCTGCCGCTGCAACTGCACGCCGGACTCGGCGAGCCGGGCGCCCACCTGGACCGTACGGACCCGGTGCTGCTGACCGACTTCGTGCGAGCCACGGCCGGCCTCGGCACCGACCTGATCCTGTTGCACGGCTACCCCTACCACCGCCAGGCCGCCCACCTGGCCGGCGTCTTCCCGCACGTCTACGCGGACTCGGGCGCCGCGCTCGTGCGCACCGGCGCCCGAGCGGCCACCGTCCTCGCCGAAATCCTGGAGCTGGCCCCCTTCGGCAAGATTCTCTTCTCCACCGGTGCTCACCGCCTGCCCGAACTGCACGTCGTCGGTGCTCGCCTGTTCCGCGAGGCCCTGGGCCGTGTCCTGGGGACCTGGGCCGCCGAGGGCGCGTGGTCGCTGGAGGACGCCCAGCGGGTGGCCCGCATGATCGCGGCGGACAATGCGCGGCGGGTCTACGGCCTGGACTGA
- a CDS encoding heme o synthase — protein sequence MCVTAVESRPAGVLGGASQSPVHRPFGARVKAFVALTKPRIIELLLITTVPVMFLAQQGVPDLKLVLLTCIGGYLSAGGANALNMYIDRDIDALMDRTSQRPLVTGMVSPRECLAFGITLAVISTLLFGFTVNWLSAWLSLGALLFYVVVYTMILKRRTSQNIVWGGIAGCLPVLIGWSSVTNSMSWAPVILFLVMFFWTPPHYWPLSMKVKEDYARAGVPMLPVIASNKVVARQIVIYSWVMVAVSLMLTPLGYTGWFYTAVALAAGGFWLWEAHALQNRAKAEVTGAKLKEMRLFHWSITYVSILFVAVAVDPFLR from the coding sequence GTGTGCGTGACGGCCGTCGAATCCCGTCCAGCGGGTGTGCTCGGTGGTGCGAGCCAGAGCCCGGTTCACCGGCCGTTCGGGGCCCGTGTCAAGGCGTTCGTGGCGCTGACCAAGCCACGGATCATCGAGTTGCTGCTCATCACCACGGTTCCGGTGATGTTCCTGGCCCAGCAGGGCGTGCCCGACCTCAAGCTGGTCCTGTTGACCTGCATCGGCGGCTACCTCTCCGCGGGCGGCGCCAACGCGCTGAACATGTACATCGACCGGGACATCGACGCCCTGATGGACCGCACCTCGCAGCGGCCGCTGGTGACCGGCATGGTCAGCCCGCGCGAGTGCCTGGCCTTCGGCATCACCCTCGCGGTCATCTCCACGCTGCTGTTCGGGTTCACCGTCAACTGGCTCTCCGCCTGGTTGTCCCTCGGTGCGCTCCTCTTCTACGTCGTCGTCTACACGATGATCCTCAAGCGGCGTACCTCGCAGAACATCGTGTGGGGCGGCATCGCCGGCTGCCTGCCGGTGCTCATCGGCTGGTCGTCGGTCACGAACTCCATGTCGTGGGCGCCGGTCATCCTCTTCCTCGTCATGTTCTTCTGGACCCCGCCGCACTACTGGCCGCTGTCCATGAAGGTCAAGGAGGACTATGCGCGTGCGGGCGTGCCGATGCTCCCGGTCATCGCTTCCAACAAGGTCGTCGCCCGGCAGATCGTCATCTACAGCTGGGTGATGGTCGCCGTGTCGCTGATGCTGACCCCCCTCGGCTACACCGGCTGGTTCTACACGGCGGTCGCCCTGGCGGCCGGCGGGTTCTGGCTGTGGGAGGCGCACGCGCTGCAGAACCGGGCGAAGGCCGAGGTGACCGGCGCGAAGCTGAAGGAGATGCGCCTGTTCCACTGGTCGATCACGTACGTGTCGATCCTGTTCGTCGCGGTCGCGGTGGACCCCTTCCTGCGCTGA
- the tkt gene encoding transketolase, whose protein sequence is MSTKPTTTDFEWTELDQRAVDTARVLAADAVQKVGNGHPGTAMSLAPAAYTLFQKVMRHDPADPEWVGRDRFVLSAGHSSLTLYTQLYLAGFGLELEDLEAFRTWGSKTPGHPEYGHTAGVETTTGPLGQGVANAVGMAMAARYERGLFDPDAPRGESPFDHFVYCIAGDGCLQEGISAEASSLAGHQKLGNLILLWDDNHISIEGDTETAVSEDTVKRYEAYGWHVQRVEPKENGDLDPAAIFAAVQEAKTVTDRPSFIAMRSIIAWPAPHAQNTEAAHGSALGEEEVAATKRVLGFDPERTFEVADEVLTHTRRALERGRQARSEWEKSLQEWRDGSAERAAEFDRISKGELPAGWEEKLPVFEPGKAVATRAASGKVLQALGPVLPELWGGSADLAGSNNTTIDKDSSFLPEGNPLPEANPYGRTIHFGIREHSMGAEMNGIALHGNTRVYGGTFLVFSDYMRNAVRLSALMHLPVTYVWTHDSIGLGEDGPTHQPVEHLASLRAIPGLNIVRPADANETTIAWREILRRYTKEFGKGQPHGLALTRQGVPVYEPNENAARGGYVLFDAEGGEPQVILIATGSEVHLAVGAREQLQAEGVPTRVVSMPSVEWFEQQEQEYRDSVLPPSVKARVAVEAGVGLTWYRYVGDAGRIVSLEHFGASADGKVLFREFGFTAENVAAQAKESIAAARESLAAGRR, encoded by the coding sequence GTGAGCACCAAGCCGACCACCACAGACTTTGAGTGGACCGAGCTGGACCAGCGGGCCGTGGACACCGCCCGCGTCCTAGCCGCCGACGCCGTACAGAAGGTGGGTAACGGCCATCCCGGTACGGCGATGAGCCTGGCCCCGGCCGCCTACACCCTCTTCCAGAAGGTGATGCGTCATGACCCGGCCGACCCCGAGTGGGTCGGACGGGACCGTTTCGTGCTGTCCGCCGGCCACTCGTCCCTGACCCTCTACACCCAGCTGTACCTGGCCGGTTTCGGCCTGGAACTGGAGGACCTGGAGGCCTTCCGCACCTGGGGTTCGAAGACGCCGGGCCACCCCGAGTACGGGCACACCGCAGGCGTGGAGACCACCACGGGGCCGCTGGGCCAGGGCGTCGCGAACGCGGTGGGCATGGCGATGGCCGCCCGCTACGAGCGCGGTCTGTTCGACCCGGACGCTCCGCGGGGCGAGTCCCCCTTCGACCACTTCGTCTACTGCATCGCCGGTGACGGCTGTCTCCAGGAGGGCATCTCCGCGGAGGCGTCCTCGCTGGCCGGACACCAGAAGCTCGGCAACCTGATCCTGCTGTGGGACGACAACCACATCTCGATCGAGGGCGACACCGAGACCGCCGTCTCCGAGGACACCGTCAAGCGCTACGAGGCGTACGGCTGGCACGTGCAGCGTGTCGAGCCGAAGGAGAACGGCGACCTGGACCCGGCGGCGATCTTCGCCGCGGTGCAGGAGGCCAAGACGGTCACCGACCGGCCCTCGTTCATCGCGATGCGTTCGATCATCGCCTGGCCCGCCCCGCACGCGCAGAACACCGAGGCCGCACACGGCTCCGCGCTGGGCGAGGAGGAGGTGGCGGCGACCAAGCGCGTCCTGGGCTTCGACCCGGAGCGGACCTTCGAGGTCGCCGACGAGGTCCTCACCCACACCCGCCGGGCCCTGGAGCGGGGCCGCCAGGCCAGGTCGGAGTGGGAGAAGTCCCTGCAGGAGTGGCGGGACGGCAGCGCCGAACGGGCCGCCGAGTTCGACCGCATCAGCAAGGGCGAGCTGCCGGCCGGCTGGGAGGAGAAGCTCCCGGTGTTCGAGCCGGGCAAGGCCGTCGCCACCCGTGCCGCCTCCGGCAAGGTGCTACAGGCGCTCGGCCCGGTGCTCCCCGAGCTGTGGGGCGGCTCCGCCGACCTGGCCGGGTCGAACAACACGACCATCGACAAGGACAGCTCCTTCCTCCCCGAGGGCAACCCGCTGCCCGAGGCCAATCCGTACGGCCGCACGATCCACTTCGGCATCCGCGAGCATTCCATGGGCGCCGAGATGAACGGCATCGCCCTGCACGGAAACACCCGCGTCTACGGCGGCACCTTCCTGGTGTTCTCCGACTACATGCGCAACGCCGTACGCCTGTCGGCGCTGATGCACCTGCCGGTGACCTACGTGTGGACCCACGACTCCATCGGTCTCGGCGAGGACGGCCCCACCCACCAGCCGGTGGAACACCTGGCCTCGCTGCGCGCGATCCCGGGCCTGAACATCGTCCGCCCGGCGGACGCCAACGAGACCACCATCGCCTGGCGCGAAATCCTCAGGCGCTACACCAAGGAGTTCGGCAAGGGCCAGCCGCACGGTCTGGCGCTCACCCGCCAGGGGGTGCCGGTGTACGAGCCCAACGAAAACGCCGCCCGCGGTGGTTACGTCCTGTTCGACGCCGAGGGCGGCGAGCCGCAGGTGATCCTGATCGCCACCGGCTCGGAGGTGCACCTGGCCGTCGGGGCGCGCGAGCAGCTCCAGGCGGAAGGCGTCCCCACCCGAGTGGTGTCCATGCCGTCCGTGGAGTGGTTCGAGCAGCAGGAGCAGGAGTACCGGGACTCCGTGCTGCCCCCGTCCGTGAAGGCCCGGGTCGCCGTGGAGGCGGGTGTCGGGCTGACCTGGTACCGCTACGTCGGGGACGCCGGCCGCATCGTTTCCCTGGAGCACTTCGGTGCTTCCGCCGACGGCAAGGTCCTTTTCCGCGAGTTCGGTTTCACCGCCGAGAACGTCGCCGCCCAGGCGAAGGAATCGATCGCCGCGGCCCGGGAATCCCTCGCCGCCGGCCGACGCTGA
- the tal gene encoding transaldolase, which translates to MTDALKRLSEEGVAIWLDDLSRKRITSGNLAELIDQQHVVGVTTNPTIFQKAISQGDGYSLQLSDLAARKVTVEEAIRMITTADVRDAADILRPMFDATDGQDGRVSIEVDPRLAHNTRATIAEAKQLAWLVDRPNTLIKIPATKAGLPAITEVIGLGISVNVTLIFSLERYREVMAAYLSGLEKARERGLDLSKIRSVASFFVSRVDTEIDRRIDALGTDEAKALRGKAGVANARLAYQAYEEVFASDRWNALENAGANKQRPLWASTGVKDKAYKDTMYVEELAAPNTVNTMPEATLEATDDHGEIRGDAVTGTYEQARAEIDALEKLGISYDDVVQVLEDEGVEKFEASWNDLLKSTEAEMQRLTPSEG; encoded by the coding sequence ATGACAGACGCACTCAAGCGCCTCTCCGAAGAAGGCGTCGCGATCTGGCTGGACGACCTGTCGCGCAAGCGGATCACGTCCGGCAACCTCGCCGAGCTGATCGACCAGCAGCACGTCGTGGGCGTCACCACCAACCCGACGATCTTCCAGAAGGCGATCTCCCAGGGCGACGGCTACAGCCTGCAGCTGTCGGACCTCGCCGCCCGCAAGGTCACCGTCGAAGAGGCCATCCGCATGATCACGACGGCGGACGTCCGGGATGCCGCCGACATCCTGCGCCCGATGTTCGACGCCACGGACGGACAGGACGGCCGGGTCTCCATCGAGGTCGACCCGCGCCTCGCGCACAACACCAGGGCGACCATCGCAGAGGCCAAGCAACTGGCCTGGCTCGTGGACCGGCCCAACACCCTGATCAAGATTCCGGCCACCAAGGCGGGTCTGCCGGCGATCACCGAGGTCATCGGCCTCGGCATCAGCGTCAACGTCACGCTGATCTTCTCCCTGGAGCGCTACCGCGAGGTCATGGCCGCCTACCTCTCCGGTCTGGAGAAGGCCAGGGAGCGCGGACTGGACCTGTCGAAGATCCGCTCGGTGGCGTCCTTCTTCGTGTCCCGTGTGGACACCGAGATCGACCGCCGGATCGACGCCCTGGGCACCGACGAGGCCAAGGCGCTGCGCGGCAAGGCCGGAGTGGCCAACGCCCGCCTCGCCTACCAGGCGTACGAGGAGGTCTTCGCCTCCGACCGCTGGAACGCCCTGGAAAACGCGGGCGCCAACAAGCAGCGTCCGCTGTGGGCCTCCACAGGTGTCAAGGACAAGGCGTACAAGGACACCATGTACGTCGAGGAACTGGCGGCGCCGAACACGGTCAACACGATGCCGGAGGCCACGCTGGAGGCCACCGACGACCACGGCGAGATCCGCGGCGACGCGGTCACCGGTACCTACGAGCAGGCCCGCGCCGAGATCGACGCACTGGAGAAGCTCGGCATCTCCTACGACGACGTCGTGCAGGTGCTGGAGGACGAGGGCGTCGAGAAGTTCGAGGCGTCCTGGAACGACCTGCTGAAGTCGACCGAGGCGGAGATGCAGCGCCTCACCCCCTCGGAGGGCTGA
- the zwf gene encoding glucose-6-phosphate dehydrogenase, whose product MTPLSGPGSRANPLRDPADRRLPRIAGPSGLVIFGVTGDLSRKKLMPAVYDLANRGLLPPGFSLVGFARREWEHEDFASEVHDAVKAHARTPFREEVWQQLIQGMRFVQGTFDDDDAFERLRGTIEELDKAQGTGGNFAFYLSVPPRSFPVVIQQLKKHGLADQTGGSWRRAVIEKPFGHDLKSAEELNKVVHEVFTPDQVFRIDHYLGKETVQNILALRFANTMFEPIWNRSFVDHVQITMAEDIGIGGRAGYYDGIGAARDVIQNHLLQLMALTAMEEPASFDADALAAEKTKVLGAVRLPKDLGHSTVRGQYAGGWQGGEKVIGYLEEEGIDPKSKTDTYAAIKLGIDNRRWAGVPFYLRAGKRLGRRVTEIAVVFQRAPHSPFDHTATEELGQNAIVIRVQPDEGITVRFGSKVPGTSMEIRDVSMDFAYGESFTESSPEAYERLILDVLLGDANLFPRTEEVELSWKILDPIEEYWDRHGKPAQYQSGTWGPAEADEMLARDGRSWRRP is encoded by the coding sequence TTGACCCCCCTCTCCGGGCCCGGTTCCCGAGCGAATCCGCTTCGTGACCCGGCCGACCGACGGCTCCCGCGTATCGCGGGGCCGTCGGGCCTGGTCATCTTCGGTGTGACCGGTGACCTGTCCCGCAAGAAGCTGATGCCGGCGGTGTACGACCTCGCCAACCGGGGTCTGCTGCCGCCGGGCTTCTCGCTGGTGGGCTTCGCCCGCCGCGAGTGGGAGCACGAGGACTTCGCCTCCGAAGTGCACGACGCGGTCAAGGCGCACGCCCGTACGCCGTTCCGGGAGGAGGTCTGGCAGCAGCTCATCCAGGGGATGCGCTTCGTCCAGGGCACCTTCGACGACGACGACGCCTTCGAACGGCTGCGCGGCACCATCGAGGAGCTGGACAAGGCACAGGGCACGGGCGGCAACTTCGCCTTCTACCTGTCCGTACCGCCGCGTTCCTTCCCGGTGGTCATCCAGCAGCTGAAGAAGCACGGTCTCGCCGACCAGACCGGCGGTTCCTGGCGGCGCGCGGTCATCGAGAAGCCGTTCGGCCACGATCTGAAATCGGCCGAGGAGCTGAACAAGGTCGTGCACGAGGTGTTCACTCCGGACCAGGTGTTCCGGATCGACCACTACCTCGGCAAGGAGACCGTTCAGAACATTCTGGCGCTGCGCTTCGCCAACACCATGTTCGAACCGATCTGGAACCGTTCCTTCGTGGACCACGTACAGATCACCATGGCCGAGGACATCGGCATCGGCGGCCGGGCCGGCTACTACGACGGCATCGGCGCCGCCCGGGACGTGATCCAGAACCACCTGCTGCAGCTGATGGCCCTGACCGCGATGGAGGAGCCGGCCTCCTTCGACGCGGACGCGCTGGCCGCGGAGAAGACCAAGGTGCTCGGGGCGGTCCGGCTGCCGAAGGACCTGGGCCACAGTACCGTGCGCGGGCAGTACGCAGGCGGCTGGCAGGGCGGCGAGAAGGTCATCGGCTACCTCGAAGAGGAGGGCATCGACCCCAAGTCGAAGACCGACACGTACGCGGCGATCAAGCTGGGGATCGACAACCGCCGCTGGGCGGGCGTCCCCTTCTACCTGCGCGCCGGCAAACGGCTCGGCCGCCGGGTGACCGAGATCGCGGTTGTCTTCCAGCGGGCCCCGCACTCCCCCTTCGACCACACCGCCACCGAGGAGCTCGGTCAGAACGCGATCGTCATCCGCGTCCAACCGGACGAGGGGATCACGGTCCGCTTCGGGTCCAAGGTGCCGGGCACCTCGATGGAGATCCGGGACGTCTCCATGGACTTCGCCTACGGCGAGTCGTTCACGGAGTCCAGTCCGGAGGCGTACGAACGGCTCATCCTGGACGTACTGCTCGGCGACGCCAACCTCTTCCCGCGCACGGAGGAGGTCGAGCTGTCCTGGAAGATCCTCGACCCGATCGAGGAGTACTGGGACCGGCACGGCAAGCCCGCGCAGTACCAGTCGGGCACCTGGGGCCCCGCCGAGGCGGACGAGATGCTCGCACGAGACGGACGGAGCTGGCGCAGGCCATGA